A genomic window from Pecten maximus chromosome 2, xPecMax1.1, whole genome shotgun sequence includes:
- the LOC117343969 gene encoding toll-like receptor 4 → MNIGKNGIVEIDVEAMADFMDFTCLQRIVMRENNFLLPFPKFLFDVFKLFTQAVNLYEVDYSYIAIQFSDVDNQSPDVFGNNNNRYTDVSPAEASQRLSTSEEHRCTIPVISQHLSHIRVSHLLFPFFFRCDIDVSMAKSLTFLDFSYTGILNMDFKLIGANLSYLDVSGIDFSTSGRRLLGNLTSVEHLVIRDANLDRAFNNRNFIFRNMGHIEKLDISSNHLNDLPEETVEGLESLRQIQLTLNFLSHFPRGLFKMANLTHIDLRFNKVLFLDKAARDWLDARSKKTGITVLLDGNRFTCTCDTMEFVSWIITTKVEFQHGHPPNYNCTLKDGSIANIKHVYDNLDDFFGDCNDHLFWLQFSISAISLLVLSLVLAVIGHTFRWRILYFFYRNCKTSPGLEDASSYSFDVFVAYTATDSPWIWQQLRPKLELQRNIQLCLHERDFEVGESISQNIVNCLQKSKKILFVISKEYIAARWCDFELEMANMERVRRGCTNSIIVAIKGEMPVDDMPRPIRTIWQHVTCIIYPLDESDRDAFELFWCRLHHSITS, encoded by the coding sequence ATGAATATTGGTAAAAACGGAATAGTGGAAATTGATGTTGAGGCGATGGCAGATTTCATGGATTTCACCTGCTTACAGCGTATCGTAATGCGCGAAAACAATTTCTTATTACCGTTTCCAAAATTCCTGTTTGATGTATTTAAACTTTTTACACAGGCTGTAAATCTGTATGAGGTAGATTATTCCTACATCGCTATTCAgttctcggatgttgacaatcaGTCCCCAGACGTCTTTGGAAACAATAATAATCGATATACTGATGTCTCTCCTGCGGAAGCATCACAGCGTTTATCTACGAGCGAGGAACACCGATGTACGATTCCAGTAATATCACAGCACTTGAGTCACATCCGTGTATCTCATCTTTTATTTCCGTTCTTCTTCCGTTGTGATATTGATGTTTCGATGGCAAAAAGCTTGACCTTTTTGGATTTTTCTTACACGGGTATTTTAAACATGGACTTTAAACTTATAGGTGCTAACCTTTCGTATCTTGACGTTTCCGGAATAGACTTCTCAACCTCGGGCAGAAGATTATTAGGGAATCTTACAAGTGTAGAGCATTTAGTGATCCGTGACGCCAATCTAGATAGAGCGTTCAACAACcgtaattttattttcagaaatatgggTCACATTGAAAAGCTCGATATTTCCTCAAACCATCTGAATGACTTGCCAGAAGAAACCGTAGAGGGTCTTGAGAGTCTAAGGCAAATACAACTGACCTTGAATTTTCTCAGCCATTTTCCTCGTGGATTATTTAAAATGGCAAACTTGACCCACATTGATCTTAGATTTAACAAAGTATTATTCCTCGATAAGGCTGCGCGTGATTGGTTGGATGCTAGGAGCAAGAAgactggtataactgtgttattgGACGGGAATCGTTTCACCTGTACGTGTGATACAATGGAGTTTGTTTCGTGGATTATAACAACAAAAGTCGAATTTCAACACGGACATCCACCAAActacaactgtacattaaaAGACGGCTCCATTgctaatataaaacatgtatacgaTAACCTAGACGATTTCTTCGGTGATTGTAACGACCATTTGTTCTGGTTACAATTCTCTATATCAGCAATTAGTTTACTAGTTTTATCTCTCGTTTTAGCTGTTATTGGTCACACATTCAGATGGAGAATTCTATACTTCTTTTACAGGAACTGTAAAACCAGCCCCGGCTTGGAGGATGCATCTTCCTATAGTTTCGATGTATTTGTTGCATACACTGCAACGGATTCTCCCTGGATTTGGCAACAGCTGAGGCCGAAACTAGAACTACAGCGAAATATACAACTTTGTCTGCACGAGCGCGATTTTGAAGTCGGAGAATCTATTTCTCAGAACATTGTGAACTGTTTACAAAAGAGCAAGAAGATATTATTCGTGATCTCGAAAGAGTATATAGCTGCTAGGTGGTGTGACTTCGAACTTGAAATGGCAAATATGGAACGAGTACGGCGAGGGTGTACAAACTCTATCATCGTGGCCATT